The genomic DNA GCCCACATTTTTGGTCTCGCTCGAGATTCTTCCGCAGCGCCATCCGATCAAGATGCGTGCCCAATGCATACATACCTACAACGGACGACATCTTCCACTCGAGCGTGAAACATGCATCCCCCGCTTCTGTATGTAGCAAACCCGTCGTCATGTGCTCCGGTGACGCCAAGTGCTTGCTCCTTCGATAGTTGGTCCATTGCACAAAAATCGCAATCGCTGAGGAGACCCGGCAGAAAGACATGCGGCCTGCGAGTCATTTTCACTGTATGTAAATCGGAACCCCTCCGttggcgctggctggctcgggCGTTGGACAATGGCATGCGCTTTGACCTCTGGGAAAGCGTTCATCGGCTCTCCTTTTGTAGGTCCAAATCGTGGCATGGGATGGTTGCATCGTAACATTTATGATTTATTGGACCCCAGCACCCGTCAGTCATCCAAGCTGATCAACGCCAAAACTGGCATCGATGGCATGCAACAAAGCCGCCACAGCTGCCGTCGCAAGACCAACCCTGGAGCTGTCTCCCCGTTAGTACGTCGTAGACCAGCACCATGTCCAATGCAAGCTCAAATGTCTATTTCTTACCTATTTCGTGATGCCCATATCGGCACAATGTTGGGCCGTATTAGGAACCGATTGTCTCGCATCAAACGTCATGCTGCACATCTCCTTCACGGGCAGGAGCATCAATTGACCTCCTCTCCGGGCTATGCCATCGAATGAAAGCAGTCTCAAGTCAGACTCACGCGAGCCACTCCGCGCAGCCCGTTCCCTCATTCGGTCATGAAGGAGCGGCTCGCGATACGATCGCATACGACGACGCGAATAAGTGGGAGGCAGATCAGAGGAAAGAAGGTTGCACGAGGAAACGCACATGTATAAATCAAGCCATTCAGCCCACAATCATTCGCCAACCGTTATGTTGCAGCATACAACACAACAACTTCATCAACTCATTGACTTTTCGAATCCAAGAAACAAATCATGAACATCACCGTGCTTCGCCTCCTCGCTCTGGTCGCCTCGGTGGTCGTCACTCTCGTCACGGCGTCTCCCGCCGGTGCACCGGACCTGGATAGGCGATGCGTGCCCTGCATCGACCCGAACGGCAAAGTTCGCTGCGTGAGAGGCACCGATCCCCGTGAGCGCGACACTACGACTGACACATAGCCACGAAGGGTATTCCTTACTGCGATAGCAATGGATGCTGCAGGGACCAAGATTAATGAGCAAGAGGAATGGAACGGGCGATAGGAGCGATGGAGGCGAGATATAAATCATGGTTATAAGAGGCACGACGACCATTTAGGCCTGATGACGAGCGCACGATGATGTTCACCAAGTCCGCAAAAGAACAATGGCAACAAGGTCTCCCTTACGTCAAGTCTTGAACCAAGTCAACGTCTACCCAAGCCAGTTGCCTCAAACCCCCTTCATAATGTAGCGTTATTAACCGTCAGAATCCACTCGTCTCTCGTCGCCACAACGCCCCATCAACAATTTCATGAATCCATATCATCCTTATCAACCATCTGTCCCATGATGAGACTCTGAATGACAATCTCGTCCGTCAGAACGTGCAAATAACCCCCAAGAggctcctgcgccgcgctcTTCCTTCGCTTCTTGGAGCCAGTCTTTGTTGGCGGGATCAGGatcgcgtcgacggccccgaCAGAGTCGTCCACATACAGCCAGTCAaacggctcgctcgcctgTTCGCACTTTTTCAGCGCAGCCCGTGCCTGATCGGCTGTCGTGGCCCTCGAGAGCCGGGCCGGGCCCAGAGCTTGGACCAGAAACATGTACTGCTGCCGCGTTTGTTTCTTCATCTTCTTGGTGTCCGCAACGACCAACACCGTCCGGtcccgcagcagcttctcccTGTTGTCCATGGTGTCTACAAGCGCTGCATCTGGGGCAGAGTACGGCGCGAGCAGCCTTGACCGAGTTGCCTGCCCGAGCACAGCGGATACACCCGCAGAGAGCAGGTAGGGTTCCCACTTGAGAATGTCGCCTTTGTCCAGGCAGCTCGTGacccagcgcggcgccaggCACGGAAGCCCCAGTGCCAGGGCCTGCATGTACTTTGCGGTCCTGGAATGCCCATCTGCAATCAGCGCCGTGAAGCCacactgcgccgccgccttggtcAATTTGAGGGGATCCGTTTCTTCCGCCGCTGAGGCTGCCGTATTCGTCACGGCTGGTTGCTCAAACAGCTCCTGGAATCCATCCTTCAGAATCATACCGCCAGCTTGCAGTATGCGTGCCTCCAGTTTTGACCGTTGCTGTTCCTGCTTGGCGGACAGGAAGGAGAGAGCAAACACCATCCCATCAAATAGGCGCGGACCGCGATGGCTAGTGGTCATGCTTTGCCTAAACGATCGCCCGGACTTCGAGGCTGCCAGGCTCCTCTCCAGCAGTGAACCCGGTTGAGAGTGGTGCAGTTCATCTGTCGAGTCCGAATCTAGTCTCATTGAGCGTCGTGCAGAGGCTGGCCGCGTCGGCTGTGGAGACAATGATCCGACTGCGCCTCTCAATGCACGTTTGCGTAGGTTTTTGCTGTTGGCGGGAGATGTTGTTTGCACGGCTCCCTTTCGCGAAGAAACTGGTGAGATCTGTGTCCCTGGCGTCGTGCTGGAGGACGCCAATGGTGTCGCGGATAGCGTTGTCAAGCTCGAAGACGGCACCGTCATCGGCTCCTTCGAGCGTGGCTGTGGTGTCTCAATCGGCCGTCTGGCCCTCCGCCCTCGCCTTTGGACTGGGTCAGACGACGGGAGCTTCGAATCCGAAGGCGGCCCATCTTCGATGGCGTTATTTGGCTCTTCATCTGCTCCATATGCGTGTGTATGCTcatccttggccttgctTGGAACAACTGTAGACGCCGTGCTTGTAGGGCTGGCTAGGCTGGGTACTGGCGGACATAATTCATCCACTGCCTTTGCTTGCAATGggtccgaggccgaggagctgagcAGATGGCCTCGATGCGGTCGCTTGTTTAGTTTCCCATAGGTCCTGCGACGTGAACGGATAGGTGGAAGAGAGGAAGATTCGGCGGTGTTGGCTTCTCCATTAGGGTATTCATTGCGTTCCATCAATATTGGAAGGTCCGGTTCTGATGCTGGCTGTACACCCTGAACATTACCGGGCGGGGAGAATTGCATCGGACTGGTAGCCGGAATCAGATCCTCCTCAAGCAACGCCATCTCTCTGCTTCGCTCCGGCTCCGCATCGGCATTCGAGTCCCGCGCCGGTGTTTGTGCAGGCTCTTCACCTGGTGTCGCT from Purpureocillium takamizusanense chromosome 4, complete sequence includes the following:
- the RAD9 gene encoding radiation sensitive protein rad9, variant 2 (COG:L~EggNog:ENOG503NZ60) codes for the protein MDTSQETPTQVNEDRDYSAFYEAAPSSPTDKPTQQRTGETRTLQAGDTGAVNFSNFSDHVRPSSQASEDEGFDTTRGEWRTADGTSQLNSNAAAYTPYKTHGLQPETPALPKNPFAAKSNGAVPFAASQLFAQTQQVSSAVKASPTSSRPSPNLLLNSISPNVFETSPLKNRANVSSPTDIRTSSPSRLHEIPATVAKNRVGVAVQEEDPIEGRSSREDRVPESPTISSRAAPGREPLSHYEPMRESQERKTSGDGQVIDVNVDDDYDEAFLQRERRKRAERKRAQAAQEMEKISIARLSRRNSSDNPTRKKRRLNSMGEITSKPLPDGRSKQQDQVVGDSQKAPTTSAETPLESTKATPGEEPAQTPARDSNADAEPERSREMALLEEDLIPATSPMQFSPPGNVQGVQPASEPDLPILMERNEYPNGEANTAESSSLPPIRSRRRTYGKLNKRPHRGHLLSSSASDPLQAKAVDELCPPVPSLASPTSTASTVVPSKAKDEHTHAYGADEEPNNAIEDGPPSDSKLPSSDPVQRRGRRARRPIETPQPRSKEPMTVPSSSLTTLSATPLASSSTTPGTQISPVSSRKGAVQTTSPANSKNLRKRALRGAVGSLSPQPTRPASARRSMRLDSDSTDELHHSQPGSLLERSLAASKSGRSFRQSMTTSHRGPRLFDGMVFALSFLSAKQEQQRSKLEARILQAGGMILKDGFQELFEQPAVTNTAASAAEETDPLKLTKAAAQCGFTALIADGHSRTAKYMQALALGLPCLAPRWVTSCLDKGDILKWEPYLLSAGVSAVLGQATRSRLLAPYSAPDAALVDTMDNREKLLRDRTVLVVADTKKMKKQTRQQYMFLVQALGPARLSRATTADQARAALKKCEQASEPFDWLYVDDSVGAVDAILIPPTKTGSKKRRKSAAQEPLGGYLHVLTDEIVIQSLIMGQMVDKDDMDS
- the RAD9 gene encoding radiation sensitive protein rad9 (COG:L~EggNog:ENOG503NZ60): MTRLESLAAGEKMALEGNGESQDSQAIFDAHQALFGVGTLSSSPIATRFLPTGVEVEKGERPPPKSAGDSPSVGVEVDRVSLPPSRSVETKEKQVLTGLPLAGVVREPPIIRQKRPNLVSSAPPRDTLLVVDDTLPTDGHRPVLQHDITTTVDLDEKPSSATGAPLVPPRKMDTSQETPTQVNEDRDYSAFYEAAPSSPTDKPTQQRTGETRTLQAGDTGAVNFSNFSDHVRPSSQASEDEGFDTTRGEWRTADGTSQLNSNAAAYTPYKTHGLQPETPALPKNPFAAKSNGAVPFAASQLFAQTQQVSSAVKASPTSSRPSPNLLLNSISPNVFETSPLKNRANVSSPTDIRTSSPSRLHEIPATVAKNRVGVAVQEEDPIEGRSSREDRVPESPTISSRAAPGREPLSHYEPMRESQERKTSGDGQVIDVNVDDDYDEAFLQRERRKRAERKRAQAAQEMEKISIARLSRRNSSDNPTRKKRRLNSMGEITSKPLPDGRSKQQDQVVGDSQKAPTTSAETPLESTKATPGEEPAQTPARDSNADAEPERSREMALLEEDLIPATSPMQFSPPGNVQGVQPASEPDLPILMERNEYPNGEANTAESSSLPPIRSRRRTYGKLNKRPHRGHLLSSSASDPLQAKAVDELCPPVPSLASPTSTASTVVPSKAKDEHTHAYGADEEPNNAIEDGPPSDSKLPSSDPVQRRGRRARRPIETPQPRSKEPMTVPSSSLTTLSATPLASSSTTPGTQISPVSSRKGAVQTTSPANSKNLRKRALRGAVGSLSPQPTRPASARRSMRLDSDSTDELHHSQPGSLLERSLAASKSGRSFRQSMTTSHRGPRLFDGMVFALSFLSAKQEQQRSKLEARILQAGGMILKDGFQELFEQPAVTNTAASAAEETDPLKLTKAAAQCGFTALIADGHSRTAKYMQALALGLPCLAPRWVTSCLDKGDILKWEPYLLSAGVSAVLGQATRSRLLAPYSAPDAALVDTMDNREKLLRDRTVLVVADTKKMKKQTRQQYMFLVQALGPARLSRATTADQARAALKKCEQASEPFDWLYVDDSVGAVDAILIPPTKTGSKKRRKSAAQEPLGGYLHVLTDEIVIQSLIMGQMVDKDDMDS